DNA from Aphis gossypii isolate Hap1 chromosome 3, ASM2018417v2, whole genome shotgun sequence:
TGTGACGAAATTTGGTACCTTCTAGATATATTAGACCTATGGGTAGAAGATAGgctaagttaaaaaatgatagaaCCAACCCCGTGAGATGCTTAAACAgacattttgagatttatgatggaaattatagtttatagatatttgctattagtttcaataattataatgtagtaataatatatatggttaCAATGGTTTCTCATTCACAAAAATTTGTGAATTAACCGGGTCAAAAATTTAGCAACAACAAAGCGTTGCCGGTTCagctagtttaaaataaaaatatctaataactaTTCAAAGAATAGTCCCGAACcctgaaatataattaatttttaagagaataaatgtaaatacaaatatacaattatattttaagtggtgtatgaacattttttcattattatatctatatctatatctatactactatataaaatagaaaccccttttttgtatgtacgcgcataactcaacaatgcctggaccgatttcgctcattctttttttgtttgggtcgtaattgccaggagaaggttcttacggacgaaaaatttgagaaaacTATCGGGTTAGAGAAATATGACGCGgtggtgatgaaattacagaagcgccatctatccagcaaatagtcaactaaattatttttggtagtcaatggcaaccatttaaattaaataaatcatttatttaaaatgtttttaaaaatacatgcaaatagacatacaaacttaaatcgtttcatagtaaaaaaagaaattaaaaatctatatatataaaaatggagacaaaaatgtataacatttcatcAATTGAGAACGGCTGGAtcgatttcgctcattcttattttatttgggtCGTAATTTCCAGGTTCTTATGtaagaaaaagttaagaaaattgcacggaaaattaataaaaatacaatgaaaaataaaaaatatcgatgactactattactattattattttattttcggtaaccatggtaacaatttttttgttattattatttattttccccatttttgtaacatttttcactgatgaTTCGCTCCTATTGGTCGCAAGAGAAGGTGCTCATGTAGtacaattttaggaaaatcCACCAGAAAACTTCGGAAtctggatgtaaaaaaaacaacaactatCACTGCAGtccagcaagaaaataaactatattaaggtcactattgattatgattgaacataataattatagacctgttgttatattttgttaaaaccataacaacaaaaataagaattagaaaaataagtcaatgtctacagtaaatttcaaattcacagcaataaactaacataacaagttataccaagttttattgttttaccaacaggcaacaatataaaaaccacgagatgacacattattgtattttacccaccgtagtaaaataaaaaaatgatataactttgaaacttaagtgttagaaattataagcttacgtacacatctcgcggggtccgcaatccaccatgtgtggattgcctacatgataatatactgctccaataatcataagagagtctcaTGGCAACGGCaagcagaatgactataatattatgacttgagtaactTACTGACTaataaacgtagagcctgaacaatgatagatcgatgcttacaatttacacggtacattcgtaaaatcgtaccacaaatttagtgtgcaataagaaaacattttacaaaattcgcatattaaagtggtggttttaaaagatttttgagaatcaaaacggtcaatgaaaatatctaagttttgaacaccgttaaaccgaatattaaattacaaattaatcaaaattcgaatcatattatatagaattggcatttttaacgggcaacgaagtgcacaaAGTCATGGGTCAACATAACAATATCTTCGCCTCGGGACGCATTTCTTCAAGGGCTAACAACTGGACAAAAAGAACCGTCAGGGAAGGGCAAACGGTTAATTGTGTTACACATCGGGTCGTCTGACGGTTTCGTTCCTGGAGGCCTGCTATGTTTTGAATCAAAGAAAAACACGTCGGACTATCATGATGAGATGAATGGGGACACGTTTTACGACTGATTCATTAAAATCCTACCATCTCTAAAAGAAAACGCCGTAATAGTAATGGACAATGCCTCATACcattctgtaaaaaaaaatcgatttccgACCATGGCTTGGAATAAACAAGAGATTAAAGATTGGTTAGAAAATGAAGGTCATATAGCTCAGCCAGAATTACTTAAATCCCAACTTTTAGAACTCGCTAACCAGTTTAAACCGCTGAGTGACACATATGTGATTGATGAAATAgcgaaagaaaataataaaatagtcttaCGGTTGCCTCCTTACCACTGTGAGCTTAATCCTATCGAGCTCACGTGGTCTTGGATAAAACATTATGTACGTATGCACAATACGACATTTAAATTGCAagatgtacataatttattaaaagatgCTGTGGAACACGTCACGAGCGAAATGTGGACAAATTTTATTGGCCACGTAATCAAAGAAGAGGACAAATTTTTGAGAGTTGATCATCTGTCTGACGAAGTTTTTGACGCGGAAACAGGAGAACATACACTAACAATTACAGGCGACACCACTTCAGATTCCGACGacgaaaacatttaaattatttatttatgtatattttctattttaaattaagtgtgacaaatattttatggtagtctccttatataataaagcgtGAAGCGGTTCGTCTTTCCGCCGGCGCCGCGCCACCCGTATTATAGACAATTACCAATCACAAAATTCCGTTCCGCCGAGCCATTTTCGAAAACGtcgtccgccgccgccgctccgTTTCGATACGTTTTTTTCTACCTTTTTTCCGTTTCTCGACCTTTTCCCGCCTTAAATAcgttacgtatattattattgtagctcGACAGTGAACGTCTTTAAAACGTTCTCGAcagcgataataatattatcttaatgcTGTTGTCTCATGTATTGGTCTATAACGACGCGCGCTCTTGTGAGCTCGGAGCGGGTTTAcgcgtaaaatatattactgttCATCGTACCCGTGCGTAATATAATACGGAGACTCGATATTTGATCGTACGCGTATTTTAAACACGGAGATTCTCATGCACGCGTTTCGGTTTCCGCGACATAAACGTTATTGGTCTTGACGACGGGCGTTTGTGTTTGATTTTCGAACCGCGAGAGGTACGTCGGAATAGCGCGCGCGTCTGTTAAATAGTCGTCG
Protein-coding regions in this window:
- the LOC126550696 gene encoding uncharacterized protein LOC126550696, which translates into the protein MAWNKQEIKDWLENEGHIAQPELLKSQLLELANQFKPLSDTYVIDEIAKENNKIVLRLPPYHCELNPIELTWSWIKHYVRMHNTTFKLQDVHNLLKDAVEHVTSEMWTNFIGHVIKEEDKFLRVDHLSDEVFDAETGEHTLTITGDTTSDSDDENI